The Oscillospiraceae bacterium genome contains a region encoding:
- the gspF gene encoding type II secretion system protein GspF, protein MAKKELGSLEVSAFCESLAMLLAAGTPADEAVGLLGEGETAGPVQAAAQAVQQRLLAGEGLAGAVQASGAFPAYAARMVAAGEAAGRTEQVLEGLARHYDNQYRLRQKLRSAVVYPVILLGLTAAILAVLVAKVLPVFNGVYQSFAGEVSASAYAYLRLAYGVGWAALALTLLLAALVALTALAARGGRGRAVLAAAFERCPLTARAARQLAVARFTTGLYIFTASGLDADTALAGAAGMTGHKGLSDGIRACAARMEQGEGLAGAVGAEKLFEPLYARMLLGGARAGSLEKTLGRLAELFSRDADEQVDRLIDCIEPALAGFLTVAVGVTLLAAMLPLIGILGGIG, encoded by the coding sequence ATGGCAAAAAAAGAGCTGGGCAGCCTGGAAGTGAGCGCGTTCTGCGAGAGCCTTGCCATGCTGCTGGCTGCGGGCACCCCGGCCGACGAGGCGGTGGGGCTGCTGGGCGAAGGCGAGACCGCGGGCCCGGTGCAGGCTGCGGCCCAGGCAGTGCAGCAGCGGCTTTTAGCAGGCGAGGGCCTGGCCGGGGCCGTGCAGGCCAGCGGGGCGTTCCCCGCCTACGCGGCGCGCATGGTGGCGGCAGGCGAGGCGGCAGGCCGCACCGAGCAGGTGCTGGAGGGCCTTGCCCGCCACTATGACAACCAGTACCGCCTGCGGCAAAAGCTGCGCAGCGCCGTGGTGTACCCGGTGATCCTGCTGGGGCTGACGGCGGCGATTCTGGCGGTGCTGGTGGCAAAGGTGCTGCCCGTGTTCAACGGGGTTTACCAGAGCTTTGCAGGCGAGGTGAGCGCCTCGGCCTACGCCTACCTGCGGCTGGCCTATGGGGTGGGCTGGGCGGCCCTGGCCCTGACCCTTTTGCTGGCGGCGCTGGTGGCGCTGACGGCCCTTGCGGCGCGCGGAGGGCGCGGGCGGGCGGTTTTGGCGGCGGCCTTTGAGCGCTGCCCCCTGACCGCGCGGGCGGCGCGGCAGCTTGCGGTGGCACGCTTTACCACCGGCCTGTACATTTTTACCGCCAGCGGCCTGGACGCGGACACAGCCCTTGCCGGGGCGGCGGGCATGACCGGGCACAAGGGCCTCTCGGACGGAATACGGGCCTGTGCGGCCCGCATGGAGCAGGGCGAGGGCCTGGCGGGCGCGGTGGGCGCGGAAAAGCTGTTTGAGCCCCTGTACGCCCGCATGCTGCTGGGCGGCGCCCGCGCCGGCAGCCTGGAAAAAACGCTGGGCCGGCTGGCGGAGCTGTTCAGCCGGGATGCGGACGAACAGGTGGACCGGCTGATCGACTGCATTGAACCGGCGCTGGCCGGCTTTTTGACCGTGGCGGTGGGGGTGACCCTGCTGGCGGCCATGCTGCCGCTCATCGGGATTTTGGGAGGCATTGGATAG